The DNA window AAGTCCAACCGCGTCCGTGCCCAGTTTGCATAGCAATGCATGTTCAAATGGTCCGAGGGTCTCGATTCTTACGACGTCACGAAAATGACGCGCTCTTTCGACTGCTTCTTCAACTTCTTTGCGGCTTGCGCCCAGCACAATCAAGCGATCAAGATTTGACCTGATCCAGTCGGAAAATGTCGAAAGCTGCACTTCCGATAGCTCGGCTTCCCAGAAATCTTTTTCATCGTTCAATTCATCCACGATCTTGACATGAAGCGGCGCGAAGTCGTAGAGACAGAATAGTCCAACCGGATTTCCAAGCGGTGTCTTTTTTCCATCGCTGAGCTGAGACTGCAGACGCCATAAGGGAACAACAGCAACACGTTTTTCGGGCTCAAACACACCGACATCCACACACAACTCGGTTGACGCCCTGGATGATTCAAAAACCCTTCCGCGAAGGACAGAAAACTTGCTTACCTTCCCAGCCGAAGTTGGAGCCAACCCAATCTCTTTGTCCAGTAGACTTAACGCAACGATTTCATCTTCGCCATCTACGTCTACGTGAATCCAGTCACGATGTAGAGCGCTTCGCACACTGATTCTTACCTTTAGGTCTTTGCAGAGAGCAGATATACTTGCTTCAAAGCGCTTCATGGAAAATGAGCCGTACGCTTTCTCAAGCAACGCGACTGTGGTCAAAACTCTCCAACCACAGCCACGATTTCATCGTGCAGCTTCTTAATCCTGTAGAGAGCTGGATGACCTTCCCCTAAACTTGCAGCATAAGTTTTTTCAGCTCGCCCAATTGACACCACTCTCAAGCCTTCAATCCTCTTGTCAGCATAACACACAATCTTCTCCTCCCACGTCTTAGGCAAGAAATCCTTAGCAAGCCACCCTAGTCGCTCTGCCTCGGCCTTTGGGATGCCTCCTCCAACATGTCGTTCAATGACCCGAACCACGGAAGAGGGAACCCCCAACGAGCGAGCAATTTCACCTCCAGCCACGCCATGATCTACCGTGTGGGTTTTAGAGCGCCCGATATCATGAAGCAGCCCCCCAATCTCTATGAGCTTAAGATCAATGTTAAAGCCTCTTGCCGTGAAAGCCTCTGCAATCTTGCGAGCAAACATGGAAACAGCCTTACAATGCTCAACAACGGCTTTGGAACAGCCTGATTCAACGAGATAAACTAACGCTTCACCGCGAGTGGGCAGCTTGGACTCAATCACTCAGCTCCTTCCTAAGCTGCTCAACCTTAGTCTCCAAAGCTTTGATAATGTGCTGATTATCAAAGTGCATAAGCGGGCTACCACAACTAGGACAGCGAAACACAGACTCAACCGCGTCCTCAAATGGAATCCGTTGACATTTAGGAGAATCGCAGAAATAGAAATCGTGGCCTTTTTCATAATCAAGCCGAATCTGAAGCTTCTCCAACACTCGCCGCTTCTGGTTCAGAATGAAGCCTTCCAACTGGTCAGGCTGAAGCTTCCAGTGAAAGATAAACCAGCCTGTGTTCTCGTCTCTAGACCTTCTCAGCGCCACCAACGAATGATCATAAAGCTTGTATAAAATCTTACGCACCGAATTCAAGCGTATGCCCGTCTTGCTGGCAATCTGATCATCTGTGATCTCCTCTACTCCCTTGAGCACATTCATGACCTTGACTGCCTCTTCATTTCCAAAAACTTCAGCGACTTTGTTCAAGGTCTTGTCATCAACATAAATCACTTAGCAGACACCCGTTTCCTTGTAGGCCCACACCATAAATAGTATGTAAGTATCCTTAAATCTGTTGTTCTAGAAAACTAGCCAATTTCATGATTTCGCTATTTTTTTGCCATGTTTCTGAGGGTCGATCCTCAATTTAGCGTCGTTGAAATCCATACTCAACTCCTCTCCCTTGAATAGTCGATCCAAGAAAACAGCTAAGCTGGATATCTCAGAATGCGGTTGACTGCCCACCGCCACATTGAAGTCCGACACATCACGGGAAAAAAACTCCTTAGGCACCTTCTGGCTGCCCACAAGAACCAGAAGGTTCTTGCCAGTAGCCCTTATTCTCTCGATTACATTGCTGGTTTGTATGTTCTCTCCGTAAGCCGTCAGATGGACAACCGCCTCACCTTTACTTCGCCATTCCTTAACTGTCTGTTTCCATGGAGTACCCATTTCAAAAAGCAGCTTTCCACCCCAATTCGCCATGATTTTTTCAATCGTCGCTCTGACTTCATCATCCTTCACGTCAGCCAGAACAAAGCCTGAGGCACCAAAAGCTCGAGCAACGAGTGCAACATGGGAAGTGACCCGCTGGTCTCTGAAGCGATGCCCCCAACGCAGAACGAACACATTAGGCTTTTTCGAAAGCTCCTCCAAGCTGATTCACACGCTCTCTAACTCTATCTGCGAACCATGGAACCGACTCAAAATCGACACGCACAAGATCGCCCTCGTATCTCAAGCTCTGCACGTCAGCTCGGCTGTGAAGCCAAGAGATGAACGAAGCATGTTGACTCTGCATCGGAATCACAAACGA is part of the Candidatus Bathyarchaeia archaeon genome and encodes:
- a CDS encoding HDIG domain-containing protein, coding for MIESKLPTRGEALVYLVESGCSKAVVEHCKAVSMFARKIAEAFTARGFNIDLKLIEIGGLLHDIGRSKTHTVDHGVAGGEIARSLGVPSSVVRVIERHVGGGIPKAEAERLGWLAKDFLPKTWEEKIVCYADKRIEGLRVVSIGRAEKTYAASLGEGHPALYRIKKLHDEIVAVVGEF
- a CDS encoding transcription factor; the encoded protein is MIYVDDKTLNKVAEVFGNEEAVKVMNVLKGVEEITDDQIASKTGIRLNSVRKILYKLYDHSLVALRRSRDENTGWFIFHWKLQPDQLEGFILNQKRRVLEKLQIRLDYEKGHDFYFCDSPKCQRIPFEDAVESVFRCPSCGSPLMHFDNQHIIKALETKVEQLRKELSD
- a CDS encoding tRNA (cytidine(56)-2'-O)-methyltransferase (catalyzes the S-adenosyl-methionine-dependent 2'-O-ribose methylation of C56 in tRNA transcripts), with the protein product MEELSKKPNVFVLRWGHRFRDQRVTSHVALVARAFGASGFVLADVKDDEVRATIEKIMANWGGKLLFEMGTPWKQTVKEWRSKGEAVVHLTAYGENIQTSNVIERIRATGKNLLVLVGSQKVPKEFFSRDVSDFNVAVGSQPHSEISSLAVFLDRLFKGEELSMDFNDAKLRIDPQKHGKKIAKS